In Archocentrus centrarchus isolate MPI-CPG fArcCen1 unplaced genomic scaffold, fArcCen1 scaffold_57_ctg1, whole genome shotgun sequence, the sequence tgattgtgtcacagatgatGCTGATGCTCCTATCCTGGTGAgtcctgttcatcctgtgactgaaggagcttctgttagtctgagctgcagttcgaggacacaaaaaatactttccaatgtgtttttctaccacaatgACAAACTTATTCAAAGTGATACccgagaggagctgaagatctctgcagtgtcaaagtctgatgaaggtttctacaagtgtgaatactcaggaagagagtcaccacagagctggatgTTAGTTAAAGGTGAGCAGGATCAAAACAGCTTTTTACTTTGATTGATTGTAGATGGATTATTAATATTCATGTTCCTTGTGTACTGTCTGATGTACTGCAAGTGTGTTCTTGTGTTTAGTATTACATACTGTCAGATTCAGAAATGTTAATATTTCCACATGTTTCTGACTCATCAGGATTTGGAAGTGTTTAACTTCCTTCTAGATTCTTCTTCTCATCACTGATCAATAAACTCAGTCACACTTCAGATTAATTACAGCTTTTGAAATAtatctttaattattttgaaatacagcaaagtaaatattaaaggttCAAAATGCTGATCAAAATGAGTACTGTGTGTGACAGTTGTACAGTGTGTTGTGTCTCCATCATCAAGGTTTTGTGATATTATTTTCATGCAGTTCTTTAAATTGTTCTGATTCATTTACTTGTTCTGTTCTTGTTCTAAACTGAACTGCAGATAAACCAAAGGCTGAACTGAGAGCTGATAACACAGCTGTtccagtagggggcagtgtgacCCTGACCTGCTCAGTGAgcctatcatcatcatcatcctcatcatcatcatcatcatcatcatcatcatcatcatcatcatcatcatcatcatctggatGGAAATACTACTGGTACAGAGATGAGAAACACTCTGAACCTCTGACCACACAAGATGCAGTTTTCCTCTCAAATGGACAAATCAGAGTCTCACAGGAAGGACTCTAcaggtgcagaggaggaagaggagacccagttTACTACACAGaggacagtcagtcagtcaggatTGGGAAAACTGGTGAGTTTGGATTCAACACACAGTGTTGAATAAATTGAAAATTCAGGATTACTATGAGTACCAAAAACATTATATCTCATGGTGACCTCTTTGTCATTGTAATAATGATGTTATTGGAACTCGTTGATCATGAACAGTCATGTGAAATGAAGAGAATCACTGTCAGGAATGTTATTTGTTTGAGgtgttttacatatttgtatAGTTTAAGTTTGTAAATCAGATTTactaaaatgaacattttaacaCAAGAACTGCCAAAGCTGCCATTTTGGCtccttttgcattttaaaataaaactccatCATCTCATATTTCACAAGTTTCCTAAAATGGGCTCATTCTTAAAATAGTGAATTCTGAGTTATGTGggataaaattttttttaaaacttttaccTTGAACCCTAAAAAGCTCCTGGAACACAAATACCTTTAACAGAGTGATGTTTCGGGCTACAGCTGCCCTTCCTCAGATTTAACAGCACAGGTAACACGTTATTTATACAAACCCACATCTCAACAGGGTCGTGTGGTTATAGGTGCGTTTTTACCAAACAAGGTCGAAAGGCAACAaggttttctcttttctctgtggACCAGTTGTACACATGATTGTaactgaaatataaaatgatggaGAATGACATAAACCTGAGTGTGGGAACCACGTCACTGATGACTGATGGTCACAGCGCTCtaacaataacagaaacagtacctacagtgctgtgaatcTCCCTGTTTTCAAACAGTGTGTTAAATGCTGCTTTTGTATTTGATTGGATTTTACTGTCGTAGCCAAATGACAAAGATAATGATGGACATTAATGAACACTGATGTGGGCGAGTAGGCTCGCTGTAAATATGCTGCAGTTCTCCTTCCAGCACTGATCCAGCCCCCTGCAGCTCCCACAGGAAGAAAAGACACCATTCAGTGTAGAGTCACTTTAGAGTgttattaaaggaaaatgtaCAGAGGACACAAAACATCTAAAAGTCATTTGTATGTGCAACATTTGTCTTTGTATAGATGAAGAATAAATCAGAGGGAGTCTGTAGTGTAGTTTCAGTATGAAGACACTGAGTCTAATGTGTCACAGGCAGCTAAATATTTTCTATTTGCTGCTAGAAGCTAAATGACTGAGTGAATGTGTAAAGTGTGATCATTTCTATAACAAAGTTCTTCCTGAAGCAAGAGACAATCTAATGAACTTTTTCCTGTAAACTCAACAGCAGGTAAACCCAGAGCCCCACTGACAgcacaaaggtcaaaggtcataccagcagggggcagcgtgacactgagctgctttgtggagggctctgctggctggaagtttgactggttcagacgtgattcagtctcttctgaagctcagctcatgagaggaaatgaagcaaGAGAGATATTAGAGGAGGAGGTCTGTAccactgcagaggagggagaggagatccagctttcttctctgaggacagcaatgaagtcactgtggaggaaactgGTGAGTTTAGTGTTTTATTCCAAACTCTGAAAGAGCTGCACTGTTTGTCCATCTGTTCACTGAACAGTCAAAGACCATGAAAGTCAAATTCTACCTAGAAACTTTTATAATTTACTGCACAGTGAAATGACCTGGTTTTAGTTTCAGACAGATGTGAGGGGCACTTCCCAAAGTGTGACCTGCACAGACCCGTCTgctcagtgtcctcctcagtcaggCTGCAGAAGCACTAAACTGCTGTGACCTGAATAATTAAGctgagctctcactgcagtaacTTATCAGGGATATGGATGTTTAAACTTTTCATTACCAAACTGTCTGAATTAGTATAACT encodes:
- the LOC115777555 gene encoding uncharacterized protein DDB_G0271670-like, with product MTGSTCYISFLTKSGTAVYWCESGSGEFSSAVNITVQDDADAPILVSPVHPVTEGASVSLSCSSRTQKILSNVFFYHNDKLIQSDTREELKISAVSKSDEGFYKCEYSGRESPQSWMLVKDKPKAELRADNTAVPVGGSVTLTCSVSLSSSSSSSSSSSSSSSSSSSSSSSSGWKYYWYRDEKHSEPLTTQDAVFLSNGQIRVSQEGLYRCRGGRGDPVYYTEDSQSVRIGKTGEFGFNTQC